The segment TCCGGTCTGGCTCAGCTGCAGCAGCTTGACGGCAGTCGAACTGATGTCGACGCCGATCAGCGGCGGCTTCTTGGGTGTGAAAAGACCCACGGTTTGTCCCCCTTACCCCTAGCGCTCCGAGCCGGAATCCGGCGGCTGCGCGCTGGCATTAAATCCAAAAATTAACGCAATAGCAACGGTATACGACCACTTTCTCGACTCAGTGGCGTGATGGGACACACATTTGAGTCATTGGAGTTCAACTGGCGCAGCTTCCTGCGGAAGACCGCCGGCCGTGTGGTGGATACTGCTACATCTATACTCTGGCACGTTTTGACTCAGGTCTCGCTACCCCAATACTCATGCGAATTTTCAAGCGTTTGCTCCGCTGGGCACTGATCCTGGCCTTCTCGGGACTGCTGCTCGGCGTAGCCGCACTCGGCGTCGCCTACTGGCTCATCGCCCCCCGACTGCCCAACGTCGACCAGCTCAAGGACTACCGCATGCAGGTCCCGCTCCGCGTGGAGAGCGCGGACGGCAAGCTGATCGCGACCTTCGGCGAGACCCGTCGCATCCCGGTGGACATCGCCCACGTACCGGATCGCCTGAAGCATGCCGTGCTGTCGGCCGAGGATGCCGATTTCTACAGCCACCCGGGCTTCGACTGGCACGGCATCGCGCGCGCGGCCTGGCACGTGATCATCTCCGGTGGCGAGAAGGGCTCCGGTGGCTCCACCATCACCCAACAGGTGGCACGCAACTTCTTCCTCAGCCCGGAGAAGCTCTACTCGCGCAAACTGATCGAGATCTTCATCGCCGTGCGGATGGAGAACGAGCTCACCAAGGACCAGATCCTCGAGCTCTACCTCAACAAGATGTTCCTCGGCCATCGCGCCTACGGCGTTGCCGCGGCCGCCGAGTACTACTACGGCAAGACACTCGACCAGCTCACCATCGCCGAGTGCGCCACCATCGCCTCGACCTTCCAGCTGCCGTCGGCGGTGAACCCGATCAACAGCCCGGCCCGCATGCTGGCCCGCCGCAACTGGGTGCTCGGCCAGATGCTCGAGCACCGCTACATCAGCAAGCAGGAATACGAACAGGCGATCAGGGAACCGAACAACGCCTACCCGCACGAGCAGCCGATCGAGGTCGAGGCGCCGTACCTGGCCGAGATGGTGCGCCGGCAGGTGCTCGACCGGCTCGGCAACGATGCGCTGACCGACGGCTACGTGGTCAAGACCACCCTCGACAGCCAGCGCCAGACCGAGGCCGTGCAGGCGCTGCGCGACGGCCTGGTGGCCTACGACCGCCGCCACGGCTGGCGCGGCCCCGAAGCCCACACCGACCTGCCGGCGAATGCCGGCACCAAGGCGTTCGACGACGTGCTCGCAAGCTACTCGAGCGTATCCGGCATGCTGCCTGGCGTGGTCACCGCGGTGACTCCGCAACAGGCGACGGTCTACCTCTCCTCCCGTGAGAGCGCCACGCTGGACCTGGCCGCCGTGTCGTGGGCGCGCCCCTATGTCAGCGACACCCGCACCGGGGCCACCCCGAAGACGGTGGACACCGTGCTCAAGCGCGGCGACATCATCCGGCTCGCCCGCAACGACAAGGGGCAATGGGAGCTGGCGCAGGTCCCGAAGGTGCAGGGCGCATTGGCGTCAGTGAATCCGGAGGATGGCGCGATCGAGGCACTGGTCGGCGGCTTCAACTTCGCCCGCAGCAAGTTCAACCGCGCCGTGATGGCCGCCCGCCAGCCCGGCTCCAGCTTCAAGCCCTACATTTATTCGGCCGCCTTCGAGCGCGGCTTCACCCCGGCCTCCATCCTCAACGACGCCCCGCTGGCCCTGCCGGATCCGTCCAAACCGGGCGGGCTGTGGACCCCTGCCAACGACGACAACAAGTTCGACGGCCCGATCCGCCTGCGCCAGGCGCTGGTGGAGTCGAAGAACCTGGTGTCGGTACGACTGCTCGACGCCATCGGCGTCGCCTTCGCTCGCGAGTACGCCACGCGCTTCGGCTTCTCGCTGGACGCCCTGCCCGCCAACCTGTCCATGGCGCTGGGCACGGCCTCGGTCTCGCCGATGGACATGGCGCGTGGCTATTCCGTGTTCGCCAACGGCGGCTATCTGGTGAAGCCCTACTTCATCAAGGAGATCGACGACCGCGACGGCAAGCCGGTGTATCTGGCCAACCCTGCGCGCGCCTGCCGCTCCTGCCAGGAACGGCTGCTCAATCCGCAGCCGCCGGGTCCGCCGCCCGCGGAGAAGAGCGCCTCCGTGGCCGCGGCGCCGGCCATCTCGGCGTCGGCACCCGCGACTGCCGCCAGCCTCGCCGACGTCGGCGACACGGTGCTGCCGGAGGATGCCCACGGCGACGCCAAGGCTCCCCCGGTGCTGGCTCCGCACGTGATCGACATCCGCAACGACTACCTGATCACCTCGCTGATGAAGGACGTGATCCTGCATGGCACCGGCGCGGCGGCCCGCGCACTCAATCGTCCCGACCTGGCCGGCAAGACCGGCACCACCAACGATCATCGCGACGCATGGTTCGTCGGCTTCAACGGCGATCTGTCGACGGCGGTTTGGGTCGGCTTCGACGACTTCACCTCGCTGGGACGCGCCAATGGCGTGGCCGAGTTCGGTGCGCAGGCCGCCCTGCCGATCTGGATGCAGTACATGGGCGCGGCACTGAAGGGACTGCCCGAGAACTCGCTGCCCATGCCCCCCGGCATCAGCACGATCACCATCGATCGCACCACCGGCCTGCCGGCACCACCGGGCGACGCCGACACCATGCCCGAGGTCTTCAAGGTCGAGGACCTGGACAAGCTGCGCAGCCAGGCGGCGCAGCAGCAGCAGGACAAGGACAAGAAGCACGCCTACGACATTTTCTGACTCAGCAGGTAGGATCGATCCCGCGACTGCCGCCCGGCCCCGGGCGGCGGCCACCGAGGAAGGAGCGAGACATGGCCCGAGGCGAGCACCACCGCATCCACGCCCATGACCGCCTGCAGCGCAACCGGCTGCGCGTCGCCCAGGAGGCGGCCCGTCTGATGAGCGAGCACGGCATCCGCGATTTCCATCATGCCAAGCTGAAGGCCTCCGAGCGGCTCGGCATCCTGGATGCGCAGAGCCTGCCCCGCAACGACGAGATCGAGCGTGCACTGCGCGAGCACCAGCGGATCTTCCAGGCCGACAGCCAACCGCAGCATCTGCGACGCTGTCGCGAGGCCGCGGTAGAGGCCATGCGCTTCCTCGATGACTTCCAGCCACGCCTGGTGGGCGCCGTGCTGGAGGGAACCGCGGACGCACACTCGGCGATCTGCCTGCATCTTTTCAGCGATGATCCCGAGGCGGTGCTGCGCTTCCTGCAGGGGCGCGGCGTGCCTTACGAGACCCAGACCCGGCGACTGCGAACCAGCCGCGACGACACGGCCGAGTTCCCGGTGGTGCTGTTTTCCGCCGACGGCCTGTCCTTCGACCTCACGGTGCTCCCGGTGGATGCGCTGCGCCAGGCGCCGGTCGATCGCGTCGACGAGCGGCCGATGCGCCGCGCGGGGCTGGCTGCAGTGGAGCAACTGCTGCACGAGCAGGACGAGGAAGACGCACTGGAGCGCAAGCTCGCCGCACTGCGCTGAAAAGCAAAACGCCCCGGTCACCCCGGGGCGTTTTTCCTGAGACGGTCCATCCGGCTTGACGCCGGATGGACGCCCGGGTCAGCGCTTGTCGGCAGGCACGAAGTCGCGCGGCGCCGAACCGGTGTAGACCTGACGCGGACGGCCGATGCGGGCCCCCGGCGTCTCGTGCTGCTCGATCCAGTGTGCGATCCAGCCGGCGGTGCGGGCAATGGCGAACATCACGGTGAACATCTCGGTCGGGATACCCAGCGCCTTGTAGATGATGCCCGAGTAGAAGTCGACGTTCGGGTACAGCTTGCGCTCGACGAAGTACTCGTCCTTCAGCGCCGCCTCTTCCAGCTTCATCGCCACGTCGAGCAGCGGGTCGTTGACGCCCAGCTCGCCCAGCACCTTGTGACACATCTCGCGGATGATCTTGGCGCGCGGATCGAAGTTCTTGTAGACGCGATGGCCGAAGCCCATCAGGCGGAAGTTGTCGTTCTTGTCCTTGGCGCGCTTGACGGCGGTCTCGACCTTGTCCGGCGTGCCGATCTCCTCGAGCATCTTCAGCACCGCCTCGTTGGCGCCGCCGTGCGCCGGGCCCCACAGCGCGGTGATGCCGGCGGCGATCGAGGCGTACGGGTTGGCGCCGGTCGAACCGACCAGGCGGACGGTCGAGGTGGAGGCGTTCTGTTCGTGGTCGGCGTGCAGGATGAACAGCAGATCCAGCGCCTTGGCGGCCACCGGGTTGAGTTGCAGTGGCTCGCTCGGCACCTCGAACATCATGTGCAGGAAGCGCGTGACGTACTCGAGGTTGTTGCGCGGATAGCGCATCGGCCAGCCGATCGAATAACGGTAGGCCGCGGCGGCGATGGTCGGCATCTTGGCGATCAGGCGGATCGCGGCGAGCTTGCGGTCTTCCGGGTTATCGACGTCGAGGTCGTCGTGGTAGAACGCCGACAGCGAGGCGATCGAGGCGGCCAGCATCGCCATCGGGTGCGCGTTGTGGTGGAAGCCCTGGAAGAAGTTCTTCAGCGACTCGTGCATCATCGTGTGATGCGTGATCTGGTGCTCGAAGCTGGCGAACTCGGCCTGCTTGGGCAGCTCGCCGTTGAGCAGCAGATAGGCCACCTCGAGGAAGCTGGATTTCTCGGCCAGCTGCTCGATCGGGTAACCGCGGTACAGCAGCACGCCCTGGTCGCCGTCGATGTAGGTGATCGCGCTCTTGGTGGCAGCGGTGCTGCCGAAACCCGGGTCGTAAGTGAAGTGGCCGGTGTCCTTGTACAGCGTGCCGAGGTCGATGCACGACGGACCCAGCGTGCCGCTCACCAGGGGCAGCTCGCTGCTGCGGTTGTTCGACTCGTCGGTCAGCTTGACGATCTTGGACTCGGACACGGAAACCTCCTTCACGTATGTCACCGCCGCAGGCGGCCACGGGCGCGGCACCGGCTGGCGAGGGAATCGGGACAGCGCCGGCTGGGGAAGACCAACGCTGCGACGGGCATCGGAGCGCCCGGGCCCGCCATTATCGCACAACCTCCCCGCGGACATGCGTCAGCGGATGGTCGAATGGCGGCCACGAAAAAGCACAGGGCAGGCGCGGGGCCTGCCCTGTGTTCGGTTACGTACATCGGCGGGCCGTGGATCGGCCCGCGCAGGCGCCTTACTTCTGCGCGTAACGACGACGGAAGCGGTCGACGCGACCACCCTGGTCGATGGTCTTCTGCTTGCCGGTGTAGAACGGGTGAGAATGGCTGGAGATATCCACCTTGATCAGCGGGTACTCGTTGCCGTCTTCCCACTTGACGGTTTCCTTCGCGGCGATCGTCGAGCGCGTCAGGAACGCGAAATCGGACGAAAGGTCCTGGAACACCACGGGGCGGTAGTTCGGATGGATATCGGGCTTCATGACAGGCTCAAAGCTGCGGGTGAAAAGAGCGGCATTGTACTCAGCAGGCACGCGCGGGGTCAACCTTGGATGCCGAGCGCCCGACGCACCATGGCGGCAAAGCGCCCGGCATCGATCTCCAGCGCGATGTTCGCATTGGCCGGACGCTTGAGCCGGCCGGCCCAATCGACCACGGTGGCGCCGCGGGTCAGGCGGCCATCGAGCTCCACCGCGACGTGGCGCCGCTCGCTGCGGACGACGATGGACGGATCGATCGCCACCGCCATGGCCAGCGCGTCCGCGGCGATCACCCCGCTGCGGTCGTTCTGGCGGTTGTATGCCCGCGCCGTGCCGAACACCTGCCCGAAGAACCGGGCCCGCTCGTCGCCCGCGGTCAGCCAGTGATCGAACTCGGCGTCATCGAAGGCGTAACGGAGCGTCGCCTCCCAGTCGACCAGGTCGAACTCCGGGAAGGCCTCGAACACCACGTGGGCGGCCTCGGGATCGAAACCGACGTTGAATTCGGCCGGCACCTTGCCGGTGTTGCCATGACCGGTGACCGCGCCGCCCATCACCACCAGCCGCTTCACGCGATCGGGAAGCGTCGGATCCAGCCTGAGAGCCAGCGCCACATTGGTCAGCGGCGCCAGCGCCACCAGGGTGAGCTCGCCCGGCCGCTCGCGGGTGAGGCGCAGCAGCGCCAGGGCCGCGGACTCGTCCTCCACCCCCGCCTGCGGCTCCGGGAACCCGACGTCGCCGAACCCGTCGCTTCCATGGACGAAGGCGGCATCCTCTTCCGGCCGGCGCACCAGCGGACTGGAACAGCCGGCGAACACGGGAGTGCGGGCATCGATCAGATCGACCAGGGTTCGCGCGTTGCGCACGGTGTGGCCCAGCCCGACATTGCCTGCAGCGACACTCAACCCGGCTACATCGGCATGGGCGTGCGCCATCAGGATCGCCAGTGCGTCGTCGACGCCCGGGTCGGTATCAATCAGCAAGTGCGGTCTACTCATCAGCCATCACGTCGATCGGTTCAAGCGGCCTAGCTTACGCGGGTCGCGGGAGACCGGACAACGCGAGCCGGATCAGGCATGGGCGTAGCGCGCGGCGCCGCCCACCCAGCGCTCGATCAGCCGCTCCGCCGACTGCGGATGCTCGCGCAGCATCAGCTCCCCGACCGACTGGACCGCGGTGAGCAGATGCGCGTCGCGCGTGAGGTCGGCGATGCGGAAAGCGAGCTGACCCGTCTGGCGCGTACCGAGCACCTCGCCGGGGCCTCGCAGCTCCAGGTCCTTCTCGGCGATGCGGAAGCCGTCATTGGTGTCGCGCATCACCTGCAGGCGCTCCTGGGCCAGGGCGCCGATCGGCGGCTGGTACAGCAGCACGCAGTTGGAGGCCACCGCGCCGCGGCCGACCCGACCGCGCAACTGGTGCAGCTGGGCCAGACCCAACCGCTCGCTGTTCTCGATCACCATCAGGCTGGCATTGGGCACGTCCACGCCGACCTCGATCACCGTGGTAGCCACCAGCACGGCCAGTTCGCCGGCCTTGAAGGCGTCCATCACCGCCTGCTTGTCCTTTGGCTTCATGCGTCCGTGGATCAGCCCGACCTGCCGGTCCGGCAAGGCCGCCACCAGCTCGGCATGCGCGACCTCGGCCGCCTGCGCGCGCAGTTGCTCGGACTCCTCGATCAGCGTGCAGACCCAGTACACCTGCCGCCCCTCGCGGCAGGCATGGGCGATGCGCTCGACCACCTCGCCGCGACGCGCATTGGAGATCGCCACCGTCTGCACTGGCGTGCGCCCCGGCGGCAGCTCGTCGATCGAGGAAACGTCGAGGTCGGCGTAGGCGCTCATCGCCAGCGTGCGCGGGATCGGCGTGGCCGTCAGCACGAGCTGGTGCGGCACCTGCTCGCCCTCCAGCCCCTTGTCGCGCAGCGCCAGTCGCTGGTGCACGCCGAAGCGGTGCTGCTCATCGACGATCACCAACCCCAGCCGACCGAACAGCACGCCCTCCTGCATCAGCGCATGGGTGCCGATCACCACCGGCGCCCCCTCGGCGACGCGGGCGAGCGTCTTCTGCCGGGTCTTGCCCTGCACCTTGCCGGCCAACCACTCCACCGCGACACCGAGCGGCTCCAGCCAATGCCGGAAATTGCGCAGGTGCTGCTCGGCCAGCAGTTCGGTGGGCGCCATCAGCGCCACCTGGTAGCCCGATTCCACCGCCGCCAGCGCAGCCAGCGCCGCCACCACGGTCTTGCCCGAGCCGACGTCCCCCTGCACCAGCCGCAGCATCGGCCTGGCCCGGGCGAGGTCCGCTGCAACCTCGCCCGCCACCCGCTGCTGCGCGCCGGTCGGACGGAACGGCAGCGCGGCGAGGAAGCGCGCTACCAGCGCCCCGTCGCCGCCCAGCGCCGGGGCGCGCCGCCTGCGCACGGCCGCGCGCAGGCGCTTGAGGCTCAGGTGCTGGGTCAGCAGCTCCTCGAAGGCCAGCCGTTGCTGCGAGGGATGATGACCGAGGGTGAGCTGGCCGAGGTGGGCGTCGGCCGGCGGCCGATGCACGTACAGCAGCGCCTCGCGCAGCGAGGTCAGTCCATGTTCGGCGCACAGCGCCGGCGGGATCAGTTCCAGCGCCTCGTCGCCGGGCAGCAGCGCCAGCGCCTTGCCGATCACCCCGGCCAGTCGTCGCGTACCCAGGCCCTCGGTGGTGGGGTAGATCGGGTCGAGCAGCTCGTCAAGCACCAGCGGAGCATTGCCGACCAGCCGCTCGTACTGCGGATGCACCATCTCCAGCCCCTGCGGCCCGAGACGCACCTCGCCGTAGCAGAGCAGGCGCGTGCCCGGCTTGAGCAGGTCGGCCTGGGCGCGATGGAAATGGAAGAAGCGCAGCAGCAGGGTCTGCCGCGAGTCGTCGCTCACGGCAACCTTCAGCTGGGGCCGATAGCGGAAACCCCGCTCCACCGCCTCCACCACCGCATCGACCTGCACCCGGTCGCCCGGGCGCAGGTCGGCGATGGGCGTCACCCGGGTGCGGTCCTCGTAGCGCAGCGGCAGGTGGAACCAGAGATCCTGCACCCGCTCCAGGCCCAGCCGCGCCAGCGACTCGGCCAGCGCAGGACCGACGCCGGGCAGCGTCGTGAGCGGACGGAGCCCCGCGGGCTCGTCGGCGGGAGCGGGAGTCGATCGGGAACGGGCAGCCATCCCGCCAAGCCTAGCCGAGCCGGCCGCCCTGCCGCACCGGCGCGGGAGCGCACCGGCGTGGGTGGTGGCCGCGGCGACGGATCAGTCGAGCACCATCACCGCATCGACTTCGACCTGGGCCTCCTTCGGCAGCGCCGAGACTTCGATCGTCGAACGTGCGGGATACGGCGCCTCGAAATACTCGGCCATCACCGCGTTGACCTCGCCGAAATGCGCCAGGTCGGTGACATAGATGCCCACACGCACGATCTGCGCCAGCGAGCCGCCGGCCGCGGCCGCCACGGCGGAGAGGTTGTCGAACACGCGACGGGTCTGCGTGCGAATGTCGCCCTGCACCAGCGCGCCGGTCGCCGGATCCAGCGGGATCTGCCCGGAGAAATACACCGTGTTCCCGGCGCGCACGGCCTGCGAATAGGGGCCAATGGCGGCGGGCGCCTGGTCGGTGGCGATGATGCTGCGGGACATGGGACACCTCGGTTCGGGGAAGGATCACGGAGCGCCGCATCGTGCGACGTCCGGCCGGTCCGGGGCAAGCGCCGGTCAGAGCGGGTAGCGGTGCGCCGCGCTGACCACGCCGGTGCGCCTCACGCGGCGGATCACCTCGGCGAGATGACGGCGGCTCTTCACTTCCATGGTGAACAACAGCGTGGCGGCCGCCGCGTCGCGCTCGACGTATTCCACGTTCTCGATGTTGGAGTCGGC is part of the Dyella thiooxydans genome and harbors:
- a CDS encoding penicillin-binding protein 1A, whose amino-acid sequence is MRIFKRLLRWALILAFSGLLLGVAALGVAYWLIAPRLPNVDQLKDYRMQVPLRVESADGKLIATFGETRRIPVDIAHVPDRLKHAVLSAEDADFYSHPGFDWHGIARAAWHVIISGGEKGSGGSTITQQVARNFFLSPEKLYSRKLIEIFIAVRMENELTKDQILELYLNKMFLGHRAYGVAAAAEYYYGKTLDQLTIAECATIASTFQLPSAVNPINSPARMLARRNWVLGQMLEHRYISKQEYEQAIREPNNAYPHEQPIEVEAPYLAEMVRRQVLDRLGNDALTDGYVVKTTLDSQRQTEAVQALRDGLVAYDRRHGWRGPEAHTDLPANAGTKAFDDVLASYSSVSGMLPGVVTAVTPQQATVYLSSRESATLDLAAVSWARPYVSDTRTGATPKTVDTVLKRGDIIRLARNDKGQWELAQVPKVQGALASVNPEDGAIEALVGGFNFARSKFNRAVMAARQPGSSFKPYIYSAAFERGFTPASILNDAPLALPDPSKPGGLWTPANDDNKFDGPIRLRQALVESKNLVSVRLLDAIGVAFAREYATRFGFSLDALPANLSMALGTASVSPMDMARGYSVFANGGYLVKPYFIKEIDDRDGKPVYLANPARACRSCQERLLNPQPPGPPPAEKSASVAAAPAISASAPATAASLADVGDTVLPEDAHGDAKAPPVLAPHVIDIRNDYLITSLMKDVILHGTGAAARALNRPDLAGKTGTTNDHRDAWFVGFNGDLSTAVWVGFDDFTSLGRANGVAEFGAQAALPIWMQYMGAALKGLPENSLPMPPGISTITIDRTTGLPAPPGDADTMPEVFKVEDLDKLRSQAAQQQQDKDKKHAYDIF
- a CDS encoding citrate synthase, translating into MSESKIVKLTDESNNRSSELPLVSGTLGPSCIDLGTLYKDTGHFTYDPGFGSTAATKSAITYIDGDQGVLLYRGYPIEQLAEKSSFLEVAYLLLNGELPKQAEFASFEHQITHHTMMHESLKNFFQGFHHNAHPMAMLAASIASLSAFYHDDLDVDNPEDRKLAAIRLIAKMPTIAAAAYRYSIGWPMRYPRNNLEYVTRFLHMMFEVPSEPLQLNPVAAKALDLLFILHADHEQNASTSTVRLVGSTGANPYASIAAGITALWGPAHGGANEAVLKMLEEIGTPDKVETAVKRAKDKNDNFRLMGFGHRVYKNFDPRAKIIREMCHKVLGELGVNDPLLDVAMKLEEAALKDEYFVERKLYPNVDFYSGIIYKALGIPTEMFTVMFAIARTAGWIAHWIEQHETPGARIGRPRQVYTGSAPRDFVPADKR
- a CDS encoding type B 50S ribosomal protein L31, which encodes MKPDIHPNYRPVVFQDLSSDFAFLTRSTIAAKETVKWEDGNEYPLIKVDISSHSHPFYTGKQKTIDQGGRVDRFRRRYAQK
- a CDS encoding nucleoside hydrolase → MSRPHLLIDTDPGVDDALAILMAHAHADVAGLSVAAGNVGLGHTVRNARTLVDLIDARTPVFAGCSSPLVRRPEEDAAFVHGSDGFGDVGFPEPQAGVEDESAALALLRLTRERPGELTLVALAPLTNVALALRLDPTLPDRVKRLVVMGGAVTGHGNTGKVPAEFNVGFDPEAAHVVFEAFPEFDLVDWEATLRYAFDDAEFDHWLTAGDERARFFGQVFGTARAYNRQNDRSGVIAADALAMAVAIDPSIVVRSERRHVAVELDGRLTRGATVVDWAGRLKRPANANIALEIDAGRFAAMVRRALGIQG
- the recG gene encoding ATP-dependent DNA helicase RecG, which codes for MAARSRSTPAPADEPAGLRPLTTLPGVGPALAESLARLGLERVQDLWFHLPLRYEDRTRVTPIADLRPGDRVQVDAVVEAVERGFRYRPQLKVAVSDDSRQTLLLRFFHFHRAQADLLKPGTRLLCYGEVRLGPQGLEMVHPQYERLVGNAPLVLDELLDPIYPTTEGLGTRRLAGVIGKALALLPGDEALELIPPALCAEHGLTSLREALLYVHRPPADAHLGQLTLGHHPSQQRLAFEELLTQHLSLKRLRAAVRRRRAPALGGDGALVARFLAALPFRPTGAQQRVAGEVAADLARARPMLRLVQGDVGSGKTVVAALAALAAVESGYQVALMAPTELLAEQHLRNFRHWLEPLGVAVEWLAGKVQGKTRQKTLARVAEGAPVVIGTHALMQEGVLFGRLGLVIVDEQHRFGVHQRLALRDKGLEGEQVPHQLVLTATPIPRTLAMSAYADLDVSSIDELPPGRTPVQTVAISNARRGEVVERIAHACREGRQVYWVCTLIEESEQLRAQAAEVAHAELVAALPDRQVGLIHGRMKPKDKQAVMDAFKAGELAVLVATTVIEVGVDVPNASLMVIENSERLGLAQLHQLRGRVGRGAVASNCVLLYQPPIGALAQERLQVMRDTNDGFRIAEKDLELRGPGEVLGTRQTGQLAFRIADLTRDAHLLTAVQSVGELMLREHPQSAERLIERWVGGAARYAHA
- a CDS encoding Rid family detoxifying hydrolase; this translates as MSRSIIATDQAPAAIGPYSQAVRAGNTVYFSGQIPLDPATGALVQGDIRTQTRRVFDNLSAVAAAAGGSLAQIVRVGIYVTDLAHFGEVNAVMAEYFEAPYPARSTIEVSALPKEAQVEVDAVMVLD